Proteins from one Arthrobacter sp. Soc17.1.1.1 genomic window:
- a CDS encoding metal ABC transporter permease, giving the protein MDFSGIVEAIFTFDNYAQLLPLVQNSLIAGAVLGLLGGLIGTFVMMRDLAFAVHGIAELSFAGAAFALLVGANVVAGSLVGSVLAALVLGFMGIRARDRNSIIGVVMPFGLGLGILFLALYEGRAANKFGLLTGQIVSVDDVQLNLLVGCAAVVIVALAAIWRPLTFASADADLAEARGVPVRGLSILFMVLLGISVALSIQVVGALLVLALLITPAAAALKVTSAPGLVVLLSVLFACTSVVGGILLALGGRIPISPYVTTISFVIYLLCRVVGSRRAAARSRTEGLPQGVAARA; this is encoded by the coding sequence ATGGACTTCTCCGGGATCGTGGAGGCGATCTTCACCTTCGACAACTACGCCCAGCTGCTCCCGCTGGTGCAGAACTCCCTCATCGCCGGAGCCGTCCTCGGCCTGCTGGGCGGACTCATCGGGACCTTCGTGATGATGCGTGACCTCGCCTTCGCGGTGCACGGCATCGCGGAGCTCTCGTTCGCCGGGGCGGCATTCGCGCTGCTCGTCGGGGCCAATGTCGTGGCCGGCTCGCTCGTGGGATCGGTGCTCGCGGCGCTGGTGCTCGGGTTCATGGGGATCCGGGCACGCGACCGCAACTCGATCATCGGTGTGGTCATGCCGTTCGGCCTCGGGCTCGGCATCCTGTTCCTCGCGCTCTACGAGGGGCGCGCCGCCAACAAGTTCGGCCTCCTCACCGGGCAGATCGTCTCGGTGGACGACGTGCAGCTGAACCTGCTCGTGGGGTGCGCCGCCGTCGTCATCGTCGCCCTCGCCGCCATCTGGCGCCCCCTGACCTTCGCCAGCGCGGACGCCGACCTCGCCGAGGCGCGCGGCGTGCCCGTGCGCGGGCTCTCGATCCTCTTCATGGTCCTGCTGGGGATCTCGGTGGCCCTGTCCATCCAGGTGGTCGGTGCCCTGCTGGTGCTGGCCCTGCTCATCACCCCCGCGGCGGCGGCCCTCAAGGTCACCTCGGCGCCGGGACTCGTGGTCCTGCTGAGCGTGCTGTTCGCGTGTACGTCGGTGGTGGGCGGCATCCTCCTCGCGCTGGGCGGACGCATCCCGATCAGCCCCTATGTCACCACGATCTCCTTCGTGATCTACCTGCTGTGCCGGGTGGTCGGTTCACGCCGGGCGGCGGCTCGATCGCGCACGGAGGGCCTCCCGCAGGGTGTGGCGGCGCGGGCCTAG
- a CDS encoding metal ABC transporter solute-binding protein, Zn/Mn family encodes MRLSRRLAVPALLAASAVGLAACGDGGSGAQAADAAGDGALSIVTATNVYGDIASAVGGDDVEVTAIVDSLSQDPHSYEATVQDKLSVSEADLVIENGGGYDVFLGRLAEETGVEAVLSAVELSGLEEGHSEEGHSEEASGEAHDDAAGEDGHGHGAFNEHVWYDLPAMTALADAIAGELGRLDEANADAYQERADAFTAELQAIQDRLAALAADGPGGRVAVTEPVPAYLLEDAGLTDATPEEFTEAIEEESEVPVAVLEDMKSLVTGGTLAFLAYNDQTEGSQTEAVRSAAEGAGLPVLVFTETLPDGEDYVSWMSANTDSIEAALGS; translated from the coding sequence ATGCGCCTGTCCCGCCGTCTCGCCGTTCCCGCCCTCCTGGCCGCCTCCGCCGTCGGGCTCGCCGCCTGCGGTGACGGCGGCTCGGGGGCGCAGGCCGCGGACGCTGCCGGCGACGGGGCGCTCAGCATCGTCACCGCCACCAACGTGTACGGGGACATCGCCTCGGCCGTGGGCGGCGACGACGTCGAGGTGACGGCGATCGTCGACAGCCTCAGCCAGGATCCCCACTCGTACGAGGCAACCGTGCAGGACAAGCTGTCCGTCTCCGAGGCGGATCTCGTCATCGAGAACGGGGGCGGCTACGACGTCTTCCTCGGCCGCCTCGCCGAGGAGACGGGCGTTGAAGCGGTACTCAGCGCCGTCGAGCTCTCCGGCCTCGAGGAGGGTCACTCCGAGGAGGGACACTCCGAGGAGGCGTCCGGCGAGGCGCACGACGACGCGGCCGGCGAGGACGGCCATGGGCACGGCGCCTTCAACGAGCACGTCTGGTACGACCTGCCCGCCATGACGGCCCTCGCCGACGCCATCGCGGGGGAACTCGGCCGGCTGGACGAGGCGAACGCCGACGCGTACCAGGAGCGGGCCGATGCCTTCACCGCAGAACTGCAGGCCATCCAGGACCGCCTGGCCGCACTGGCTGCGGACGGACCCGGCGGCCGGGTCGCCGTCACCGAGCCGGTCCCCGCGTACCTGCTCGAGGACGCGGGCCTCACCGACGCCACCCCCGAGGAGTTCACCGAGGCCATCGAGGAGGAATCGGAGGTCCCCGTCGCGGTCCTCGAGGACATGAAGTCGCTCGTGACCGGCGGGACGCTCGCCTTCCTCGCCTACAACGACCAGACCGAGGGATCGCAGACCGAGGCGGTGCGCTCGGCCGCCGAGGGCGCGGGCCTGCCCGTGCTCGTCTTCACCGAGACGCTGCCCGACGGCGAGGACTACGTTTCCTGGATGAGCGCCAACACCGATAGCATCGAGGCGGCGCTCGGCTCGTGA
- a CDS encoding metal ABC transporter ATP-binding protein gives MTSTTPRSAQSPDGTGPAISLRGAALSFGRRTLWEGLDLDIMPGEFFAVLGPNGSGKTSFLKVLLGLQPLDTGTATINGRPITRGSRDLGYIPQQKSFPPETPLRARDLVGLGVDGHRWGLRLHGRAYRERVDGLLQDVGAASYADAPVGLLSGGEQQRLRAAQALATDPTVLLCDEPLLSLDLNHQQAVSSLINRQCHEKNSAVVFVTHEINPVIDYVDRVLYLADGRFRVGAPAEVMTSEVLSDLYDSPVEVLHSNGRIVVVGLPDATTHHHESA, from the coding sequence ATGACCTCGACGACCCCGCGCTCCGCGCAGTCCCCGGACGGCACGGGCCCGGCGATCAGCCTGCGCGGCGCGGCACTCTCCTTCGGCCGGCGCACGCTGTGGGAGGGCCTCGACCTCGACATCATGCCCGGTGAGTTCTTCGCCGTCCTCGGACCGAACGGATCGGGCAAGACCAGCTTCCTGAAGGTGCTGCTCGGGCTGCAGCCGCTCGACACGGGGACCGCGACGATCAACGGCCGACCGATCACGCGCGGCAGCCGCGACCTCGGCTACATCCCGCAGCAGAAATCCTTCCCGCCCGAGACACCGCTGCGCGCGCGCGACCTGGTGGGACTCGGCGTGGACGGCCACCGGTGGGGGCTGCGGCTGCACGGGCGGGCGTACCGCGAGCGCGTGGACGGCCTCCTGCAGGACGTCGGCGCCGCGTCCTACGCCGACGCCCCCGTGGGGCTCCTCTCCGGCGGTGAGCAGCAGCGGCTGCGGGCCGCGCAGGCCCTGGCCACCGACCCGACCGTCCTCCTGTGCGACGAGCCCCTGCTGTCGCTCGACCTGAACCACCAGCAGGCCGTGAGCTCGCTCATCAACCGGCAGTGCCACGAGAAGAACAGCGCCGTGGTCTTCGTGACGCACGAGATCAATCCCGTCATCGACTACGTGGACCGCGTCCTCTACCTCGCCGACGGACGGTTCCGGGTCGGGGCGCCCGCGGAGGTCATGACGAGCGAGGTCCTCTCCGACCTCTACGACAGCCCCGTCGAGGTGCTGCACAGCAACGGCCGGATCGTCGTCGTGGGCCTGCCCGACGCCACCACCCACCACCACGAGAGCGCGTGA
- a CDS encoding MarR family winged helix-turn-helix transcriptional regulator — translation MKSSDAQQGAGYWYPPGGADASAPPADRGATGVDVLNALRAYRTLENDLRRRLSRQLSVNETDLSALRYLLSVWQREEGASPKELALALGISSASTTLVIDRLERAGFIRRRRHPVDRRAVIIEPGEKATEEFRAAFDVEKRGVLVAADRLTDAETETVTRFLRSMEQALTDAVEQADRPPEP, via the coding sequence ATGAAGTCCTCGGATGCGCAGCAGGGAGCGGGCTACTGGTACCCGCCGGGCGGCGCTGACGCGTCCGCGCCGCCGGCCGACCGGGGCGCCACCGGCGTCGACGTCCTCAACGCTTTGCGTGCGTACCGCACCCTGGAGAACGACCTGCGCCGGCGCCTCAGCCGGCAGCTCAGCGTCAACGAGACGGACCTGAGCGCGCTGCGCTATCTGCTCTCGGTCTGGCAGCGCGAGGAAGGGGCGAGCCCGAAGGAGCTCGCGCTGGCCCTCGGGATCTCGAGCGCGTCCACCACCCTCGTGATCGACAGGCTCGAGAGGGCCGGGTTCATCCGCCGCCGGCGTCATCCCGTGGACCGCCGCGCCGTGATCATCGAGCCCGGCGAGAAGGCGACCGAGGAGTTCCGCGCCGCCTTCGACGTCGAGAAGCGCGGGGTCCTCGTCGCGGCCGACCGCCTCACCGACGCGGAGACCGAGACGGTCACGCGTTTCCTGCGCAGCATGGAACAGGCCCTGACCGACGCGGTCGAGCAGGCGGACCGGCCCCCGGAGCCCTAG